Within Corvus cornix cornix isolate S_Up_H32 chromosome Z, ASM73873v5, whole genome shotgun sequence, the genomic segment CAGTCTTTTCTGGTTGTTCTTCATGACATGCCTTCCGACTGAAAAAGGCAATTTGGGGgcatttttttcatgatgaTAGCTACAAAACCAAGGCATGCTGAAAAGAAACTAATGTAAATTATTTAGTTATTCTGACTTTAGTTATACTTAGTTGCACCTATTTATATATCAATTCATGCTTATTTATACTTTTATCTCCTCTCCATATGCATAATCAAGCACTCATAGCCGGTTACTCCAGCTTGGAAATCACCAGGCTGTGCTACTCGGACTACAGCACTGGGATTGGAAGAAGAATGGTCTAAAATTGTGCAATTCATTCCATTCCCTGACAGGTTTTTATGCTGTtatgggaagaggaaaggttAGTTCTCTATGTGTGACTGtccatgaagaaaaaggaatcccagctcctgcacaccCCATGCAGGCACAGCCACTGTGGAAGAGATGTCACGTCTCTGCTTTCAGCATGAAGATACTCCAAGAGGGATGAATGTGCACAGCTGATGAAATACTCACGTTTCCATGAGGAATGCAGAGCACAGAGTGACCCGGGAGCCGCCACGACGTCCCACAGCACCGCGAACACGCTCAGCCCCGTGTCAGGCACGTGAGGCAGGTGCCTCCAGCCAGGCCCTCCTGCTAATTACTCTGCTAATTAGCAGTTCTggctgcctcctctcctcctgcacaaGGCATGAAGTCCCATGGAAGGGAAATCCATCTCCCCAAGCCACAGTGGCACGGCCAGCCACACGATCGCGTCCCGGTTTCAGGGCAGGCACGAGTGGATGTTGATGTCATCAGCTCTGTCAGCTGCTCTGACACTCAGCCCTGAGGTGTCACGGGAGTGTGACCTGTGGCAGGAACGGGTGGGTGGCTGTCCACAGCCACCTGCTGCcaaaagagcagcttttccacCAAAAAGGCGCGCTGGGGGGTCCCAGCGCCCTGGCGTCCTCAGCTGGAGCACGTTCCATGGGAACAGAAGGATGGGGAGTAAAAAACTGGAAAGTAACTGCACGTTAAAAAATACGTATCCCCTTTTGATTATAAAAATGGTAATTACGTGTATAAGAGAAAAGGAACCAGCTAGCACTGAGCATTCTCCAGAGCAAAGAACTTTTAGCACATTGAGTGAGAGACCAGCCTTTCAAATTCACCACCCTTTTATCAGCCTCTCTTACCCTGAAATTTCAAAGGCATTTGATCACAAATGGTGTATGTTTTGGTGACTGATATCTTCTCTTACCACTTGGTAAACAACTCTCCCAGATACACCCAGGCATGTATGTTGTATGTTGAATTCACCATACCAAGTACGTTAGGAACCCACATGAAATTGGATTAGCCCTAATACAAAGCACTGGAATGACTAATCACCATGTAAAACCCAATTAAATAAGATTATAAGTATAAAGAAGTGTAAATTCCCTCTTATCAGATGACTTTATCCATCTACATAAGATAACTGAGTCTGGCTTGTTTGTCTGCAAAAGTTGATAAAGACTCTTGAGGACTTCCATGTAAACAGAGTTTTCCCCATCAGATGAGCCACATGAATAATCCTGGCACTCAGCAGGGTTGGAGTGGAGGCCACAGGCAGTTTTCATGCCATGTCCACACTTCTCTTCTTCATATTACTACTCTGGTGAACTGCACCAGATGGGAAAATGCACTCTACATCTACAGAAACAGTATCCCTATTATTTCAGAGTCATCTCCCTCAGGCTGATAATCTCCAGCTGCAAAATTCCTCACTGGTTGCTGAACTGGTTTCAGTTAATTTATGATATATTTAATTGGACAATAACGTGTGGCCTCTCAAATGCACTAGAAATAAAGTTATGAAAGGTGAGGAGCACCTGGGGGGCAATGCACTGCTTGTAGTCCCAGGGACACTCAGCATAAGGAGTTTCATTGCAGTTATTAACACTATAAATGTGTAAGTTTGGAGAGACCAGGATCAGGGAAAGAGCTGGCTCCTGCTAAGAAACACCCTAACAAAAAACATCACTGACTTCTAAATGGCTCTATGTAAGTTCTGTCAATATGAAATACCTACAAAACCTACAACTCTTTaggttttcaaatatttaatttgatcCAGGGAGACAGATctccttaaatattttacaatgcACTGATTACTGGGGTTTGATTTGCAATTTAATGGACGTCCAAAAGCTCAAGCTTccatttttaatacaaaaaaagggaaattgaACTCAAAGTACTTCTACCAAATTAACACTGTGCAGACACAATCCCATTATGCCTGCAATGAGGCAAAATTCCCATTTAATTCCCTGGCATCAAGATTGTGACTTTGTCTGTTAACACTTATTGCAATGAAGTTCAGGTAATGCTCTGCTGCTTGTTCTCTGTCAGATTTTGGTCTGATTGcggggggaggaaaaaaaagagtggaatCATACTAAGAAGAGCAGTAAGAAATCtgagagctggcagaggagagcagcaagTAAGCTgtttaatgaaaacatattgTACTATTTATCAGTAACTGGCTACCAGATCTCCTAATACAAGCTTAAGCAAATCACCACATGTCCTTCTTGCCTTAAATGCACAGATTTTACTGGCAGCTGCGACCTTCACCAGCAtgtttgttctgtgtgtttttggTGACTTTGGCCATCATTCAACTCATACAGCTCAGGCTGCCTTCACTTTCATCATGCTTGACTCTACAAGGTCCCCTCTTCCCCCTGCTATGATCTGGGCTCACTGTTTGTGTTTCATTGGAGGGTGAAGCAGCACCACTAACAATAAACCCAAATCTCCAGTAATTCTGTAAGTTTAACACTCACTTGCAATATTGAATTCACGCTTCCAATATTCTACAAAAGTAGCAAATTTTCATGCCTCTGTTTCTTGTAGTAGTTTTCACACTCTTTTGCTGTTACACTATTTATAACTCCGTTTTCCCAGGGACCAGGAAAAGTCAGCGTGAGAGTCATTAAAACATAATGAAACGTGGCACAGATGCAACAGAAAACACCCGATTTTAAACCACGTTCACAAAACTGTGTCAGAGTTACACCTCTAACGCACCGCCTgcttcaaaataattaatttctgcattaCCTCGGGTGTTTCCAAACCTGGGCAGGAAACCACAGCCAGGTCCTGGCATTGTGAACGCGGCACGAATGACAGCGTGAGAAACCTGCGCCCACCCGGCTCCGCCACCACGCCCGGGCACCGACCTGTTCCCCGCGGGGCTTCTGTCCTCGGAGCCGCCGAGCCCGGCGCAGgcgagcagcagcaggagccgcAGGGCAGCGATCCCGTCCATGGGGAAGCGCGGAGCCCCTCCACGCCCGGCACAGCATCAGCGCCGAGCTCCGGGGGCGGGACGGGGGCGGCCACTGCGGGCGGAGCCGCGGCTGCAtccccgctccagccccgctccagccccgctccagccccgctcaattcctgccccagccccgctccagccccgctccatccctgctccatgcccatccctgctccagccccgctCGATTCCTGCTCAATTCCTGCCCCATCCCcgctccatccctgctccagccccgctCCATCCCCGCTCCATCCCCGCTCAAGCcgctctccctgtgccccccgCACCTGCCGgatccctcctgcagcagtgatCACTTGGTCTGGGAAATTGTACCGGGTGAGAGCTGCTTGCTAAGGGGGAAGCAGGAATTAGATCAGACGGGCTCTAAAATCACGCCGAGGTTCACTTCTTATCTGTACTTAACCCTAACCTTAGAGGGAGGTGAGGGTGATGTTTATAAGCAGCTCTGGAATTTCTCCTTCCGTTCACAGCAAGAATTGCCTGTATTTTGAACTCTTATAATACCTCCTGTCATCTATATATTATATAGATGAGACAGATATATGTGTGTTATATATCTTGACTCTACAGATGTGAAAGCAAGACACTGCAAGCCTCAGAGCCAAATATTTGGAAGcagtttcctttcttcagcaTGAATTCGGTTTGTGTGTGTACAGCTTTCTGCATCAACTGTTTTGGTGCTTTGAATTCAAAGATtactgaatggtttgggtaggaagggatcttaaaagtcacccagtgccacccctgccatggcagggacacctcccactgtcccaggctgctcccagccccaatgtccagcctggccttgggcactgccagggatccaggggcagccccagctgctctgggcaccctgtgccagggcctgcccaccctcacagggaacaattccttcccagtctcccatccagccctgccctctggcactggggagCTCTAGGCCAGGCCACAGGTGTGGAATGCCCACGGAATCACAGTGTCTGTGTTTCTGGGCTGCCAGATCGAGACACCAAAGCCCACACACATCACTGTGAATACGGGGGGTGGCTGTGGGTTGTCCTCAAGAGGTTTGTGGGTCACACACAGTGGTACCCCCGAGAATCATGGagccatagaatggtttgggctgaaagggaccttaaagatcatccagtcccaaaACCCTTAAACAccaggcaggacacagccatGCACCAATTTATAGGCATCAGACACCTACTCCTGTCCTGCTACCTGCTGCTGTGACCATCAGTGAAGCTTCACTCTGCTGATTAACAGCTCCTGCCTGTTGCATTCCAGATATTACAGAAGGATTGGGGCTTTAGCATTGCAACCATTAAAAAGGATTTGCCATCTTAATTCATTTCTCCTTCTGGGATGCAGAGAGTACCTGCTCGTCTTAGAAATCCCCCAACAGCTTGTCCTCTGTAGAGCAGCTTCTATCCAATTTAAGGAGGAGTAAAGATACTTATGTGAGAATCCCAGATTGAAAAATGAGATGAGGGAACATAGGATTAAGCAAAAACCACTTGAAAATAACCCCTAAATTTTCTGAGAAGCACCAGGAACGCATGATGCTAAGCCTAGAACAACTACACCAGTACAGACACATGGCTCAGGTAGAAAACTTaagcagccctgggaagggacGGAAGCACCACAGACTCTTCTAAGCAGTGTGAGGTCACTAATGTCACTCCTGAGTCACTCAGCCCTCCTGAGTCCTAACTAAGTGGAGGGAAAGGCACAGAGAGGCTTTCTGATGGTGCCTTGAGATTTGATCCATATGCACCCATTTCCCAAGCATTCCTCACCCACTCGGGAACAAAAGCtaagaaatataaaatctcTGAAATACAAACCAGCATGGcccaaaagaatgaaaaaatgtgtCCTTTGAGGGCAGAGAAAGTGGAAGAAAGTAGCATAAACAGACGACCCAGAAAACACCAAACTGTGAACATAGGTTAAACCAGAACAAATCAGTGCAAATATCCTGACTTCCCCAGTGTATATTAATGCCACGGGTGCTGATAGTAAATCACTAATCAGCAGTCACCCGAAATAATGGTGAAGcaaagagcaagaagaaaagtCTTTCCTCACCCCTTGAATCTTGCTGATAATAACAGCAATtcaacatttcttaaaaatgctgctctttAAGGAGGTTCCAGCATAAACAAATACACTTGGTACCTAACAAGAAATTAGATCCTCATTCTGGTGAAGAATGATGACAAAATCAGCATGTCTGCATTACTGGGCTTTAAAAGAAAGTCTGAGTAGAGCCTTGCATGCAGCAGTCCTGACAAGGACAGGGTTAGGGGAGCTCTTGTGATTCAGTTGCTCAGTTGCTCTTGTACTTTTGTCTGGTTTGTGAAGAAATCAACCaggaaaagcttcatttttgAACTTTTTGTGGGCACAAAGGCCAGAAATGAACCACCTGCAGGGCAAAGTCAATGGGAAGTcaacagaatcccagaatcccacaATCCTTGAGGTTGGAaaatccctcccagcccatcgagtcccagctgtgcctgatgcccaccttgtccccagcccagagcactgagtgccacctccagcccttccttggacacctccagggatgggcactccaaacctccctgggcagcccttgccaaggcctgagcaccctttccatggggaaattcctgctgctgtccaccctgagcctcccctggcccagcctgaggctgtttccccttgtcctgttgtttGCAGCCCACAGGATGGAATATGGTAGGCTAAAAGTGTCCAGCATTCCAAGTAAAAGGGTTAAATTGTTGTTTATcatctttttcccccccccattTGGAGATGAGGTGGTGATGGTGATTGCTCCTGATACAGAAATCCTCCTTGGATGATCAGGCAGCAAGGTGCCACTTGTCCGCTCCCCATCTCCTACCGAGGCAGCCCAGACATTCCCACCCCCAGGAAGGAGACACTGCAGCTCTTACTGTACTTTaaacaatgcttttttttttttttttttatttacctggCAGGAAAGGTAATTATATTCAGTTCAAGTCAGGCTCACAGTTCTGTCAGGGCTGTGAAGCAGTCAGAGTGACAGGTCAGACGTGGCACCCTGCCCATCCCCAGCGTGTCACCGCTGTCCAGCCACCCTCTGTCACACAGAGTGACTACAGGGATGCTCATGCACaccctgggctggcagctgtgctgcctggtgctgcagcaaTTGTGCACACGCTGGGTTTGCCTGCCATAAAGATGGATGATTTCTCCCTGTGGCTGTGTCTCCCCGGGCGCACACAACACAGATcatttccagctgtttgcagTCACCTCCCAGGGCCACATCAGGTCACCACGAAGCTTCCTAAATTAACCAAAGTGTGAGGTGTCAGCCACTTTACAGGTTTGACCATTGAACACAACAGTCCATCCTTTCACTCTAATACATGGTTGTTGTTCTGATTCGCAGCGCGCTGACAAAGCTGCAGAAGCATGGACAGAAAACTGGcctttaaatacagaaaaatcttgTCTCAGTTCCAACACAATCCTCCCTCTGGGAAACCAATCAGGCCAAAAAGCCTTTCTGTGTCCTTCTGGGATGGGATGCAAAAATTAATCCTGTTACAGCTgtttcctgcttccctgggagggtgggcaggccctggcacagggtgcccagagcagctgtggctgcccctggatccctggcagtgcccaaggccaggctggacattggggctgggagcagcctggcacagtgggaggtgtccctgccatggcaggggtggcactggatgggcttcTGGCTTCCATCCAACCCCAAacagtctgggattctgggattaCCTTCTGGTCCCTGTGCCCTTCCCCACGTCCACAAAGGATCCCATCCCTGAGAAATCCCCATGCAGACTCCAGGCCTACCTCCACCTTCAGGGAAGGGTCGGGGGGGAAActaccccaaaaaaaccccacagaaagcCCAGTGTGTGTCACAGCCCAGCTGTCCCCGGTTGTGCAGCGCTGCAGGATGCCTGGCATCAGAGATCAGATTATACTGGGAGTTTTAGGATAAGTGGTGGGATTTTGGGTGGATTTGTCTGCTTGGCCAACCGagacatttaattttagaagCGCTTATCTGGCAGCACTGGTGCTCTCCAAAGACAACAGCTGCCCACAGTGCCCtgagggctgtgcccaggggagCTCCTGTGAAAGGAAGGAGTCCCAGACTCTCTGTGGgtcccagaatcacagaatggtttgggttggacacCCATGGTCACCCTGCTaccaccccctgccatgggacaccttccaggGACACGCCTTGAGGCCACCTGTGCCTGCAGACCTCTCACTCATTAGCCTTAATTGGCTTTATTCTTATTTGTTGTCTCAACTAAAACAGTTGTTCTTAACTCTTACTACTGACTgtatttcagttattaaactATTCTTATCTGTACCCCTTTTTGGTACAATTCCCCTTCAGGAGAGGGATGGGAATGAGGAAGAGGCTGTGTAGTGTTCAGCAGCAATCTGGGGTTAAGCCATGACATATTGGATCAAAGAAAACCCCAGCACTAATTTTGGAGAATGTGGTGAAATTAAGAAAAGCTGTCTTAACAGAAGTGTCCCAAAGTCCTAGtgcagtttaaaaagaaagagcaaaccCCAAAGCAGCTTCATGGCAAACCACCTCTTTCCCACATCTTGACCTCTTAATGAGTATTTGTCCAATAATGCCAGTTTGTTACAGTACATTTATGTTATATTCACCAATTGCCTTCCTAGCCAGCTTTTAAGTATTCCTAATTCCTAATACACCTAACACTGtaaagcaaagctgcagcacttTCACAAGACAAACTTCCctggttttaaaattatcaaACAGAAACTGCATTCCAACATTGGAACTGCATCTTCAAGAGCTGCTTTTTATAATCTTAATGTTTTCTCCTCAAAGTCTTAGTGGGGTTTATGGTTTTCGCTTGAGATTGGTTGAGGTTTCTTTTGCGGACGCAGGTTGGGTTcttataatatttaaaatttttttattacttattcTACAAAGACTGAATGTAAAACTAGCCCTACATAAACACACAAAGTGTGCATTTTCTACTTAAGCCGTGAGCACAGGCTGTGTTAAGAAATACGTGTTTATATGTAATTACTGCCTCTTCAGAGTCATTCCCAAAAGGGAAGGGAGCGTTCATGATTTGGATTGATGCAGTTTGGCAGCGTGGACTGAGGCAGCTTTCAAAACTGGGAAGTACAAGCTTGTTTGTGTTACAGGGCTTCGCTGTGTGCAGATCTGCTCGCAGGCAGCGCAGTAACTCAAGTCACAATGCCCCTGGATCCTTGGAAAATGCTCCAGGCCAtgttggacagagcttggagcagcctggggtagtggaaggtgtccctgtccatggcaggggtggcacgGGACGGAgtttaaggtgccttccaactcaaaccattccatgattccatggaaAGCTCGAAGTAAGAATGACAGTCatctaggttggaaaagatccaTAAAACCAATGAGTCCAACCATCCCCCCAGCACggccaaggccaccactgccccgtgtccccaggtgccacattgacacagctctgaaacccctccagggatggggaccctacccctgccctgggcagctgtgccagggctggacagccctttctgtgaaggaatttCCCCAATGTCCACCCGGAGCCTCTCTTGCTGCACCTtcaggccattttctcttgaCCTGTTGCTTCTTCCTGGGGATAAGATCCGAATCCCACCTCAGGACAGGCTCCTTCCAGGCAGAAATCCTGGCTCAAGCCCCACCAGGCCTCCTGGGCACGGTCCTCGCCCAGCCCAAACGCCTTCCGTCCGCGGGACTCGAACCCACGACCTCCGGGACTCGAACCGTCCATGCCAGGGATGCCGAGAGGCCTCCGTGCAAACACGGGCCCGCTCGAATAAACAAACCCTGCACTTTTACCTGTCACTGACAATAACCAGATGATCTTTCCTCGGCGGTTCTGCACACCAGTAAAATATCCAGGAGATCCTCTGCGTGGGCTGGGCAGCCTGGTGTGATGGGAAAGGCCCCCAGACTCAGCCACCAGGCATCAGCTCGTCCCTGTGGCCAGGTGAGGGTGAAAAGAGCTGGGGCGCTAAAAGCTGTGAGATTGATTAGCGTGCGTAGAAAGCTTTTTGGGAACGGGTGTAACGCTGTTGGAATGTAAAAACACACCCGTGTAACAAATGGTATATAATCTACAGAAGTGAGCACCCCGGTGATTGGAAGAGAGGCCCCCGATGCCCGTGGTGCTGTAAGAAGCCGAGGTCGGTTTTCTAAGTCCAACTTTGATGCCAAAGTTTTCCTTCTcggtttttttctctgaggcCGGGACTCGAACCCGCGGCCCGGAAGCTGCCTGGGGTCCTGGCTGCGACGCCCTGCCGGGACTCGAACCGCGGCCTCCGTGCTCGTCGGGCTGCCCCTCGTGGTGCCGGTCGGTATTTTGGTCAGGCGCGGCGCGGCCAGCCCCGCGGGTCCTGTCGGGCGCGGCTATAGGCGGCGGGCGCGGCCTCTCCGCCCTCTTTTCTCGCTCGGCAGCCGCGCGGAGAAGATGGGTGAGCGCCGCGCCTGACCGCGCCGGGGCcgggagtggggctggggctgcgggaTCCCCGGCGGTGCCCGCGGCGCTCCGCAGGCGCTGTCCGCCCGCCCGCAGCCGGCTCGGTGCCGTGCAGGCAGCGCTGCGGGCGGTGAGGCCGCGTCCGCCATTACCCGCCGCATGTCCGCCATGGCCTCACGCTTCCTTCCCCTCACGGCTCCTTCCCCCCCCTCACCCCCGTCTCGTCTCGCCCCGCAGGGAAGTGCCGAGGCCTCCGCACCGCTCGGAAGCTGCGCAGCCACCGCCGGGACCAGAAGTGGCACGACAAGCAGTACAAGAAGGCGCACCTGGGCACGGCGCTGAAGGCCAACCCCTTCGGGGGCGCTTCCCACGCCAAGGGCATCGTGCTGGAGAAAGTGTGGGTGCTCCCTCCGGGCTGGATGGGGTCTCAGAGCCCCCGAATACGGAGGAATGGGGATTGGGGGTGCTTTTATTCCTCCCCCAAGaactaggggaaaaaatgcaggaatttcttccagaattgggggaaaaaaacaaagatctTGGGCAAAAattagtgaaaaaataaaaagggagggGTTGGCACAAATTATGGCAAAATTAGAAACGTGGGGTTATTTcgaaaattaaggaaaatggGGATTTTGGGCAAGTCTTGGCGAAAACAAATTTCTTGTAAAAGTAGGAAAAATAGGGAACTTCAGTcaaaaataagggaaaaggcaagggggtttttttgcaatggTTATAATAAGGGCGTTAGGcacaaatgaaaggaaaattgtgTTTGTATGTCCTAGGTCCTACCtacttctgccttttttccctctctttaataatttataaatttcaCTGGGATGCTGCTAAGGCTCTGTTTTTTGGACACGGTTTCTGTGATTTGGGTTGTTGGGGAATTTTTGTCTTCCGGTTTTTGTTAGCATTTTACTGAGTTATTCTGGAGATGATTTAAGTTTCTGTTTGGCTTTGGAAGTGGTATTTTATGTATTGATGTATAAATCTGCATTAATATATACCATGTAATACTGATTGAATATTAATTCAGCACTTTTAAACAGCTCACAGGTGTTGAAGTACAGGTAGAGTTTACACTGAATACAAGGTAAAACAGCTAATTGTGGGTGATAATTGATGACCCTCCTGGTTCTCCACACTGATCTCTGTGCTGGTGGTTTCCCTTGCAGTGGCGTTGAAGCCAAGCAGCCCAACTCTGCCATCAGGAAATGTGTCAGGGTCCAGCTCATTAAGAAcggaaaaaaaatcacagcttttgtCCCCAACGATGGCTGCCTGAACTTCATCGAGGTAATTGTCAAGAAGCCTCAAATGTTGTGAGGAAAAGGTGTGAATAGCAGATTTATTCTGTTGGTGCTGATTCAGTCTGTTAAGGGGTTTGTATGCATGGATTTTGGCCAGCACCCTCGGTGCTCCCAGGCTGTctggggcagggtgggaggTGCTCAGTGCCCGGTTTGTGCCCGCGTTTGGGGCTCACAGCCTGTTCCTGTCACAGGAGAACGACGAGGTGCTGGTGGCCGGCTTCGGGCGCAAGGGCCACGCCGTGGGCGACATCCCGGGCGTGCGCTTCAAGGTGGTCAAGGTGGCCAACGTGTCCCTGCTGGCCCTCTacaaggggaagaaggagagacCCAGGTCGTAAATGCCTCACCAGTGTGACAAGATCGCCAAtaaaatttttggtttaaaaggAGTGCTGTGCTCGTTATTCAGggggtgctggaggaggagagggggtGGTCTCAAAAATCTTCCCGTAGAAACTGAAGTAATGTTTCTTCCTAGATCTGGCCAAAGAAACAGCCCAAACTGTAATGTTCTTCTGGGACTATTAATCAGGAATCAAAACATCCCCTCAGGGGAGTGGAAGCTGCATGAATTTTAATGCATAATTGTAAAAAAAAGCCTTCTTCACATCAGAAATGGTCACTGGAAGTGGTGGAAATGGTGTTTGTGGCAGCAGTTCTGGCCTCTGGTGTGAGCACAGAACTAACTCCCCAGCTTTGTGCCCTGAAGGGATTATTGAACCATCAGCCCAAAGAGTTTCACCCGGTGTTCAGTACAAATTAACTATGGTTATTTTGGGGTGAGTCTGCCCAATTTGAGGATACCGGTTTTAGTACACTGACTTAGGTGTCTCTGAGTTTCTACCTGATTAGcccaaagaaaaatacagagttaTTCAGAGGCTTCCTTAGTGAAGTAAAACCTCAAAATCTTTACTTAGCAGAAGCCAGAGTGTGAACACTTCCTCATTACAACTGCAGCTCATCTGCGTGGTGAGGGAATGGCTCTGCTGCAAATAattcatatatttatatagaaatTGATGCGGAATTCAATAATTTATATGACAGTGGAGTAGGAATCTAAGAGCACGTTGAGAATCTCTCCCGAGGTTCGTGTGGTAGAACCGGGGAAGGCAGAAGGGCAGGGGACTGTCTCCCCTCGCGCTTCTGCATCTCCAAATTCCAAAGGAGGAAGGCTCAGCGGGCGCTGGAGCAGCTCCCGGCCGGGCGCTGTCGTGAGGCCGCGTCGCCACCAGATGTCGCGACAGGAGCGGGGAGGGGGACAGCTGAGAGGGAAATGCTCGAGCCGAAAGCTTGTGTGGGCTTTGACAAAGGAAACGGGGACACTCGGCCCAACGgggctccagagcagcaggagagcagccc encodes:
- the RPS23 gene encoding 40S ribosomal protein S23, yielding MGKCRGLRTARKLRSHRRDQKWHDKQYKKAHLGTALKANPFGGASHAKGIVLEKVGVEAKQPNSAIRKCVRVQLIKNGKKITAFVPNDGCLNFIEENDEVLVAGFGRKGHAVGDIPGVRFKVVKVANVSLLALYKGKKERPRS